A portion of the Rhinolophus sinicus isolate RSC01 linkage group LG03, ASM3656204v1, whole genome shotgun sequence genome contains these proteins:
- the LOC109439888 gene encoding mast cell protease 1A isoform X1, whose translation MQIEPEVIKASTPESPLVRRPGGSTSSSHLGRFPEKMQPLLFLMALLLSPKAEAGEIIGGHEAEPHSRPYMAYVKITSSKNKYCGGFLVREDFVLTAAHCLGSSITVVLGAHNIKVNESTQQVIPVRTPIPHPKFNETTAENDIMLLKLEDKAKLNDAVRIIDLPGRRDKVKPGMVCSVAGWGRLGVNITRTGKLNEAELEIQTDKECTSHFEYYNKKFQICVGDPTKIQASFHGDSGGPFVCGQKAQAIISFGDENGKPPVVYTRIKYLLPWIKKTMKRFKLWSSD comes from the exons ATGCAAATAGAGCCTGAAGTGATAAAAGCCTCAACACCTGAGAGCCCTTTGGTTAGAAGACCAGGAGGAAGCACCAGCAGCTCTCACCTGGGCCGCTTTCCCGAGAAGATGCAGCCACTTCTGTTCCTGATGGCCCTTCTTCTGTCCCCCAAGGCAGAGGCAG GAGAAATCATCGGGGGCCATGAAGCTGAGCCTCATTCTCGTCCCTACATGGCATATGTTAAGATCACATCTTCAAAGAATAAATACTGTGGAGGTTTCCTTGTGCGTGAGGACTTtgtgctcacagcagctcactgccTGGGAAG CTCAATTACTGTCGTCCTGGGAGCCCACAACATCAAGGTGAACGAGAGTACCCAGCAGGTCATCCCGGTGAGAACACCCATACCCCACCCAAAATTTAATGAAACCACGGCTGAGAACGACATCATGTTACTGAAG CTGGAGGACAAAGCCAAACTGAATGATGCTGTGAGAATCATcgatctgcctgggagaagaGATAAGGTGAAGCCGGGGATGGTGTGCAGTGTGGCCGGCTGGGGGCGCCTGGGTGTGAACATCACACGTACTGGGAAACTGAACGAGGCAGAACTTGAAATCCAAACAGACAAAGAATGTACTTCGCACTTCGAATATTACAACAAGAAATTCCAGATATGCGTGGGGGACCCGACAAAGATTCAGGCTTCTTTTCAC GGGGACTCCGGGGGCCCCTTCGTATGTGGACAGAAGGCCCAGGCCATTATCTCCTTTGGAGATGAGAATGGAAAACCTCCAGTAGTCTACACCAGGATCAAATACTTGTTGCCatggataaaaaaaacaatgaaacgcTTCAAACTGTGGAGTTCAGATTGA
- the LOC141570612 gene encoding granzyme B-like, protein MKHYITREELEVPEPTCTSFLSQGLKESTEENQQSNLGSFPGKMWPFLLLLLLAFLLPPRAEAEEIIGGHEAKPHSRPYMAYIQFLDKGTQKRCGGVLVRENFVLTAAHCSGSSINVTLGAHNIKKQEKTQQVFQVTKAIPHPDYNPKKISNDIMLLQLKKNIKKTKAVKPLRLPRSKDSVKPGQKCSVAGWGKVTPMGTLANTLQEVELTVQEDWECESYLPNYYDPAIQLCVGNPTERKASFQGDSGGPLVCQRVIQGIVSYGRKNGTSPRAYTKVSSFLPWIKETMNKA, encoded by the exons ATGAAGCACTATATAACCAGAGAGGAACTCGAGGTCCCTGAGCCCACCTgcacctccttcctctcccagggGCTAAAAGAGAGCACGGAGGAAAACCAGCAATCCAATCTGGGCAGCTTTCCTGGGAAGATGTGGCCGTTCCTGCTCCTGCTTCTGTTGGCCTTTCTACTGCCCCCCAGGGCAGAGGCAG AGGAGATCATCGGGGGACATGAGGCCAAGCCCCACTCCCGCCCCTACATGGCCTACATTCAGTTTCTGGATAAGGGAACACAGAAAAGATGCGGAGGTGTCCTTGTGCGAGAGAACTTTGTTCTGACAGCTGCTCACTGCAGCGGAAG CTCAATCAATGTCACCCTGGGGGCCCACAACATCAAGAAACAGGAGAAGACCCAGCAGGTCTTCCAGGTGACAAAAGCCATCCCCCACCCAGACTATAATCCCAAGAAAATCTCCAATGACATCATGTTACTGCAG ctgaagaaaaatatcaagaaaactaAAGCTGTGAAGCCTCTCCGCCTACCCAGGAGCAAGGACTCAGTGAAGCCAGGTCAGAAGTGCAGTGTGGCCGGCTGGGGAAAGGTCACCCCAATGGGAACGTTAGCAAACACTCTACAGGAAGTGGAGCTGACTGTGCAAGAGGATTGGGAGTGTGAAAGCTACTTACCAAATTATTATGACCCTGCCATTCAACTCTGCGTGGGGAACCCGACAGAAAGGAAGGCTTCCTTTCAG GGAGACTCCGGGGGCCCTCTCGTGTGCCAACGTGTGATCCAGGGAATCGTCTCCTATGGAAGAAAAAATGGGACGTCTCCCCGTGCCTACACCAAAGTCTCAAGTTTCCTGCCCTGGATaaaggaaaccatgaacaaaGCCTGA
- the LOC109439760 gene encoding mast cell protease 1A, giving the protein MKHYKTRGELKVPEPTCTSFLSQGPKESMEENQRSNLGSFPGKMLPFLLLLLLAFLLPPGVEEEEIIGGHEAKPHSRPYMAYIQFVNKGKKTCGGVLVRENFVLTAAHCSGSSISVILGAHNIKVNESTQQVIPVRTPIPHPKYNSTTRANDIMLLKLEDKAKLNDAVRTIGLPGRRDNVQPGMVCSVAGWGRLGVNTPGPAKLHEVELEIQRDKECTSRFIYYNNAFQICVGDPTKIQSSFKGDSGSPLVCGQKAQGIVSFGKTTGKPPRVYTRIKYFLPWIKRTMKRFICGDQIETAQN; this is encoded by the exons ATGAAGCACTACAAAACCAGAGGGGAACTCAAGGTCCCTGAGCCCACCTgcacctccttcctctcccagggACCAAAAGAGAGCATGGAGGAAAACCAGCGATCCAATCTGGGCAGCTTTCCTGGGAAGATGTTGCCGTTCCTGCTCCTGCTTCTGTTGGCCTTTCTACTGCCCCCTGGAGTAGAGGAAG AGGAGATCATCGGGGGACATGAGGCCAAGCCCCACTCCCGCCCTTATATGGCCTACATACAGTTTGTGAATAAGGGAAAGAAGACGTGTGGAGGTGTCCTTGTGCGAGAGAACTTTGTTCTGACAGCTGCTCACTGCAGCGGAAG CTCAATTAGTGTCATCCTGGGAGCCCACAACATCAAGGTGAACGAGAGTACCCAGCAGGTCATCCCGGTGAGAACACCCATACCCCACCCAAAATATAACAGTACAACGCGTGCGAACGACATCATGTTACTGAAG CTGGAGGACAAAGCCAAACTGAATGACGCCGTGAGAACCATCGGTCTGCCCGGTAGAAGAGATAACGTGCAGCCAGGGATGGTGTGCAGTGTGGCCGGCTGGGGGCGCCTGGGTGTGAACACCCCAGGCCCTGCAAAACTGCACGAGGTAGAACTTGAAATCCAGAGAGACAAAGAATGTACTTCGCGCTTCATCTATTACAACAATGCATTCCAGATATGTGTGGGGGACCCGACAAAGATTCAGTCTTCTTTTAAG GGGGACTCCGGGAGCCCCCTTGTTTGTGGACAGAAGGCCCAGGGCATTGTCTCCTTTGGAAAAACGACTGGAAAACCTCCACGAGTCTACACCAGGATCAAATACTTTTTGCCCTggataaaaagaacaatgaaacgCTTCATCTGCGGAGACCAGATTGAGACAGCCCAGAACTGA
- the LOC109439761 gene encoding LOW QUALITY PROTEIN: granzyme H (The sequence of the model RefSeq protein was modified relative to this genomic sequence to represent the inferred CDS: inserted 2 bases in 1 codon; substituted 3 bases at 3 genomic stop codons), producing the protein MHPLLLLLAFLLLPAFPSEEIIGGHEAKPHSHPYMAYIEFVDKGKKNRCSGVFVQEKFVLTAAHCSRRXLNIVTLGAHNIKQHENTHRXLPGNKSHPHPDXHPKNFSNXNMLLQGDSGGPLVCQRVIQGIVSYGRKNGTSPRAYTKVSRFLPWIKETMNKA; encoded by the exons ATGCATCCACTCCTGCTCTTGTTGGCATTTCTTCT CCTTCCAGCCTTTCCTTCAGAGGAGATCATCGGGGGACATGAGGCCAAGCCCCACTCCCATCCCTACATGGCCTACATTGAGTTTGTGGATAAGGGGAAGAAGAATAGATGTAGCGGTGTCTTCGTGCAAGAGAAATTTGTTCTGACAGCTGCTCACTGCAGCAGAAGGTAA CTCAACATTGTCACCCTGGGGGCCCACAACATCAAGCAACACGAAAACACTCACAG TCTTCCAGGTAACAAAAGCCATCCCCACCCTGACTAACATCCCAAGAACTTCTCCAATTAAAACATGTTACTGCAG GGAGACTCCGGGGGCCCTCTCGTGTGCCAACGTGTGATCCAGGGAATCGTCTCCTACGGAAGAAAAAATGGGACATCTCCCCGGGCCTACACCAAAGTCTCACGTTTCCTGCCCTGGATaaaggaaaccatgaacaaaGCCTGA